The DNA sequence CGCGCAAACGAAACCCGCGCCGATCAGGCCGGTTCGAGTCCACAGTGGACTTCACGTGCGGCCGACCACCAGCTTCACGAGCCGAGGACGCGCTTCACCACCTGGTCGGCCACCTCCCGCAGCTTCACGTTCTGCCGCTGCGACTCCTCGACGAGCACGGTGAACGCGGCTTCGGCGTCGATCTTCTGGATCGCCATCAACATGCCCTTGGCCTGGTCGATGACCGAGCGGGAGGTGAGGGCCAGCTGCAGGTGCCCGGCCGTCTCCCGGGCATCCAGGTAGCGGTGGTAGACGCGCAGCACCGCCTCCACCGCTGCGGTGTAGAGCTCCAGCAGCTGCGCGTCGATGTCGGCGAATCCGTCGTCCTGCTGCCCGTAGCAGTTGATGGCGCCCGAGAACTGCTCGTCGGCCACGAGCGGGGCCGCGAGAAAACTGCCGAAACCGGCGTCCAAGGCGCCCCGGGTGAAGTCCGGCCAGCGTTCGGCCGCGCCGGACACCGTCGTGCGGACCAGTTTCCCGCTGCGCATCGCGTCCAGGCACGGACCCGTGCCGATCCGGTACTGGTCCTCGTCGAGGGCCGTGACGCGCTCGCTCGTCGAGGCCGAGGTGTACGGCCGAGTGCCGTGCGAAAGTGTGACGCTCGCCTCGTCGACGCCCGGGACCGCGTGCACCACCTGCAGGCACACGTGCCTCAGCACCACGCGGAAGTCGTCTTCCCGGCTCAGGATGGCGGTCAGCGACTCCAACGCCCCGGTGACATCGTCCAGCAGCGGGGCGACCGTCCGGGTCGAGTCCGGCCGTTCCATGGGCTCTCCTCAATGATCATGACCAGCGAGCCACCCACGGGTACCCACTTCCGCCGAACCCAAAGGTCCCGGCACGTTTGTCCGGGCGCATCGGTGGTATTCCGCGCACATGTCGGGAATGACCGTGCCGGCCCCGCTGCCGCTCGACCGCGAAGTCGCCGGAGTCGCCGCGCGGCTGTCCGGGCTGCTGCTCTCACGCGAGACCGTGAACTCCGTGCTCGAACTGGTCGTCACGCTGGCGGGCACGTCCCTCCCGCGAGCGGCGGGCGCCGGGGTGACGCTGCTCGCCGAGGACGGCACGCCGGCCACGACGGCGGCATCCGGCGCGGGTGTGCACGAGGCCGACGAACAGCAATACGCCCTCGGGGAAGGCCCCTGCCTCACGGCGCTGGCCGAAGGCGCGCCGGTGCGGATCGACGACACCGCCACCGACCGGCGCTGGCCCCGCTGGTGCGCCGCGGCCGCCGAGGCGGGGTTGCGCTCGGTGCTCACCGTCCCGCTGCTGACCGGAGACGGCTGCCTCGGCGCCATCAAGGTCTACGCCGCCGCGCCCAGCGCCTTCGGCCCGTCCGACGAACACACTCTGACGACGCTCGCCACCAAGGCCGAAGCCCTCGTAGCCCAGGCCCGCGTCTACGACCGAGCCGGCGATTCCAGCGAAGAGTTCAAGCGGGTGCTGCGCGAGCGGGACACCGTCACGATGGCCCGCGGTTTCCTCATGGCGCGAGAAGCACTCAGCGAACAAGCCGCCGCCGAACGGCTGCTGTCGCTCGCGCGGACCGAGGGGCGGGCTCCGGCCGACATCGCCGTCGACATCCTCTCCGCAAGCTCGGAGCCGCGGGGGTCCCGATGATCCCGCTCCCCGAACAGGAGCAGCAGGAGCTGCTCACGGCCTGTTTCCGGCGGTGTGAGCTGACGCTCGAGCAGCTGTGGGCGCGGTACTTCGCGCTGGGTGGCGGCCAGAACATGCTGGAGGTGGACGCCTACCTCCACGGTCTGGCGCCGCTGCCCCGCATCGATCGCGACATGCTGGCGCACGCCGTCAACGAACGCCTCGACGAGCTCAGCGGACCGAAACGAGCGCCCTACAGCCACCCGACGCAGCCCGCGAAGCCCCTGCGCGGTCCGCTGCGGGCTCTCGTCGACCTGCTCGAAGGTACCCACCGGGCGCCGCCGGAGCGCCTGCCGGCCGCGGTGACGGCCGCCGCCGACGCGCTCAACCTCCGGGTCGAGGTCCACCTGGCCGACTACGACCAGAACGTGCTGGTCCCGCTCCTGCCGGCCACCTCACCCGGCCTCGACATCGAGACCACCACCGCCGGCGAGGTCTTCCGAAGTGCGAGCTCGGCCGTCGCCCGCGACGCCGGTGCGCCCGTGCTGTGGACGGTCCTGCTCGACGGCGTCGAACGGCTCGGCGTCCTCGAGGTGACCTCCACCGACGGCACCGATCCGGACGACCCGGTGCTGCGCCAGCAGTGCCAGTGGCTGGCGACGCTGATCGGTCACCTCGTGACCAGCGTGACGCAGTACGGCGACGGGCTCGACGTCCAGCGCCGCCGGCACCACCGCGGTTCGCCGTCCGAGCTGCTCTGGCACGCCCTGCCCCCGTTGACCGGCGCGACCGACGCCGTCGTCGTCGGCGCGAGCATGCGGCCCGCCTACGAGCTGTCCGGCACGGCCTTCGACTACTCCCTGTCCGAGCACCGAGCCCAGCTCGCCCTGTTCGACACCGGCGCGCGGGGCGGGGCCCCGAGCCTCGCCGTCGTCACCGCGCTCTCCGCGTACCGTTCCGCGCGACGCGACGGTGCCTCGCTGGCCGCGCAGCACACGGCGATCGCCGGCATCCTCGGCGAGCACCCGGACACGCCGGCGGTCAACGAACTCGTGGCCGAGCTCGACCTGCACACCGGAGACCTGCGGTGGCTCGCCGCCGGGAGCCGGGCGCCCGTCATCGTCCACCGCGGTGGGTCGCCCGGGCCGAGGGCCGGCCAGGAAACCGGCCAGGTGCGGCTCCGGCCCGGCGACCTGTTCGCTGCGTGCTGCCGGGGCACGCTGGAAACGCGAAACCCGTCCGGGGCACCGTTCGGCGCCGAAGGCGTCCAGCGGGCCGTCGATCGCCACGCGGATTCACCGGCGCCGGAGATCGCGCGCAAGATCACCGAAGCGGTCGCGGACCACCACGGTTCGGCGCTGCCCGACGACGTCGGCGTGGTGGTCGTCCGGTGGACCCCCATCGCCTGAAGCGCGGGTGAAAGAGCCGGAATCTCCCCTCCTCACCGTGCGCGCACACCGATGACACCTCCTACTCGTGTGGGTGATCCCAATCCTGCACTTTCGTGTGCACTATTCAGCGTTTTCTGGCGCGGACAGCCGCCTGTCCCTACCGTCCACCTCATCGTCGGAGATCAGGTGAACGTTGATCATCGCTCCCGCGAGTAACGAATTTCCGGCCCAGACTCCTGCCGGCCCAGGCTGGCAAGTCGGTGGAGAAAAACAGTGGACGGCGAATTCGACAGCCTGCGTTCGGCGGGGAGCCGGCGCCGAGGTGGTGTGACCGCGGGGCTGTGCGCGGCCGTGACGATTCTCGGTCTTGGCCTCGTATCCGGGGTGCCGCAGGCTGTTGCCGCCGAAGCGCCCGTCGGGCTCGGCACCGCGGGAGCCTATTCCGTGCTGGGAGGACAAACGGTGACCAACACCGGCCCCAGCACGCTGGACCGAAACCTCGGAGTCTTTCCCGGTACCGCGATCACCGGCTTCCCGCCCGGCACCGCGGCCGGCGCCACACACGCGGGCGACGCCGTGGCCCAGCAAGCCCAATCCGACCTCGTCGTCGCCTACGACGACGCCGCCGGCCGCGCGCCGACCGCAAACGTCGCGGGTGACCTCGTAGGCCAGACCCTGGTCGGTGGCGTCTACAAGTCGACCGGCCCGCTCGCGATCAGCGGGACCCTGACCCTGGACGGCCAGGGTGACTCCAGCACCGTCTGGATCTTCCAGGTCGCGTCCACCTTGATCACGGCGTCGGCAAGCACCGTGAACCTGATCAACGGCGCCCAGGCGTGCCACGTGTTCTGGCAGGTCGGCAGCTCGGCGACGCTGGGGACGAACTCGAACTTCGCCGGCACGATCATGGCCTTGACCTCGATCACGGCGACCACCGGCACCGTCGTCGCCGGACGCGCACTCGCCCGCAACGGCCAGGTCTCCCTCGACGACAACACCTTCACCACCGGCACCTGCGACACGACCCCCACCACGACGCCGACCACCACCGCTCCCACCACCACCCCGCCGGACACAGACTCCACGACTCCGACCACATCGGACACCGGCACGACCAGCGACACGAACACGAACACGAACACGGGGACCATGACGGACACGACGTCCTCCCCCAGCAGCGGAACGAGCAGCTCGGCAGGAGCGGGCCTCGGCACGACCCGAACCGACCTCGACCACACCCACGGCAACGGACAGCCCGACAACGTGCCCACCGGTACGTCCGATCTCGCCGGCACCGGGGCCAGTCCGCTCCTGGGTCCGCTGGTCGGATTGGGAGCGTTGCTCCTCGTCTTCGGCGGATTGCTGCTGGCGGTCGCCCGTCGCCGCAGGACGAGGCGTAGGTACTAGAGCGGTTCCGCGACACGACGTCCACGGCCCGCGGCCGCACGGGTTGCGGTCAGAAGACTTCGTCGTCCGGGTAACGCAAGACTTCCGTTTCCGTGCGGGCCCACCAGAACCCGGCGACGTGATCGAACAGGTGCGTGGTGACGGGAAGCCCGACGGTCCGCACGGAGCCGTCGGCCACCCGCAGCACGCGCTGACGGCCACCGGACTTGAAGACCGGAGTGAGGATCACGTACTCGCCACCGTGGGTGAAGCGCCCGTCCACACCGTGCTTGCCGGACCGCTCGTGCAACCCGGTTTCTTCCCAGATCCGGGCGGTGACCCGGCCGTCCGGCCCCAGCCGGTAACAGCCGTAGAAGTCCACCCCGTGCTTGCGGCGCGCCCACAACCCACGCCCCACGACGAACACCACGCGCTCGTCGCCGTCGGTCCACACATCGCCCAGATCGGGCAGCTGGTCCGGATCCTCCTGGCCGGCGGCCGGGAAGTCCGCGGCCACCAGGCTGAGCACGTCGCCGTAGACCGCGGTCCCCGCGTCGACGACCAGGTCCCGCAGGTAGCGCGGCTCGTCGTGGTTGAACTGCTGGCGCACCGGCCACGCCCGGCCATCGGCGCTGTGCGCGGTCCACCCGGCCACCACCGGCGGCGCCGGAGCGGGCACGTCCGGCCCCAGATCGACCAGCAGCTCTTCGAGGTCCGCGCCCACCCGCAGCACCCGATCGTGGTTCATCGCGACGACCAGTTCACCGCCACCCACCAGCAACGCCGCCCGATCGAACAAGCCCGGATCGGGCAAGAGGAGCTCACGTACGCCCGACTCGACGTCGGCGACCAGCAAGACGGTCCGCTCACCGCCGTCGCGGTGCCCGACCAGCGCGGCCCGCCCCGCGTCGATCGCCGCCGCCGTGTCCGGGAAAACGACGTCCACTCCGTCCGGGATGATCACGCCCGCGACCCTACCGCCGGAAACGCCGGTGCCGAACCGCCCCATCTCGTTCGAGGCGCCGACCCGACCTCCGCCGCCGGCTCGCCAAGTACCCCTGGATGCCGCCGCCCTCATGCGGAACTACTCCTCGCGTGGGACTGGCTCCAGCTATGACGATCGTGAGCACCGGTCGTTCTTGCCGAGGCGCGGAGCGAAAGTGCCACCGACTTGTTGGTAGCGGACGGTCTCCGCCGGCCAGGACATGCCAGTTTGACGCGAAGTCCGGTCGGCCGCACCAGCCGACCTGGCTGGGTGACCGCTGTCCGGCCCTTTTCCGGGATCTTCGGCCCAGCGCATGGCTTCGGCTGCACATCGGCACGCGGCGCCGGGCCGCGTGCCGAGTCGGGATCAGTCGCCGGTGCGGATTCCGGAGTTGCGGCGCTGCGCTTCGTGGAGCTGGTCTTCGAGGGTGATGATGCGGCACGCGGCGTCGACGGCGGTACCGCTGTCGACCAGTTCCCGCACCCGCGCGGCCAGGCGCAGCTGGTGCCGGGAGTAGCGGCGGTGCCCGCCGGCGGAGCGTTGCGGGGTGATCAGTCCGGCTTCGTCGAGACTGCGCAGGAAGCCTTGGGTGGCGCCGAGGATGTCGGCGGCCCGGCCCATCGTGTAGGCGGGGTAGTGCTCGTCGTCGAACTTGTCGGCCGTTCTGGGCGTGGCCGGGCCTTGTTGGTCAGGGATCATCGCACCTCCACGTCACAGAGGACCCCGGGTGCCACTGCGGCACCCGGGGTCCTCAAGGGTTGGGACTTTCACCATTGTCAACCGGCGCGACCGCCGGCGTCCTGCACCCGCGTCCAGCCGAAAGCCGGATTCCGCGGGGATCGCTTACTCGTGACCGAGCACCACCTCCGAACTCGATGGAACTGCGGCACCCGCGCGGCACTACCCGGCCGCTGCGGGCGATCCAATGATGTTCCCGTTCCCTTCTTTCCTGTGTTTTCCACTTACTCGGTACTGCAACTGCAACTTCGCTTGCTGCGGACGTCACTGCCGGAACCCTTCCACTGATCGGTCCCAGCACGCTGACGCCGCTGGTCACTGCCCGGAGCCCCGTTCACTGATCGGCCCCGGCCACCTGACCGGTCCTGCTACTGCACGTACACACAACAACTACTGGTACTGCTGATCTTCGACTAGCGGTACTGCAACTGCCGTAAACACTGATACTGCTGTTCTTCACGGGCACATTCGCGCTGCCCGAGTCCTGCACATCCGCTCCGGACCGGTACTGCTCGGTCGAACCTTCTTCACGACCCGGTCCTGGAGTACTACTCCCGGTCACCAGCCGAAACCTTGTTCCCTTGATCGGCTCCGTGCTGCCTGACCGCCTTGTCTCACTTCGCGGGTAGTTACGTCATCTCCCGCGCCTGCTTGACGTTGTCTCTCTCGGTACGAGGAGAACACTACACACGCCGGTCGTTGAATGTCTACTCCGGGCGGCATAGATTTTCTGAAGGCAGTCGAACGGGTGACGAGGAGGGCGTACGGCCATGAACGACGACATCACGCAGCAGGGCCCGCTCGAAGAGCGGTATGGCCTGGTCGGAGTGCGTGACATGGCCGAGTACGCCGAAGCCTTGACGCGGTTGCTGGAGCGGGGCCGGCGGGAGCGGTGCGCCGCCGTGCTGTCGGAGGCCGAGGCCTACGCGGCGGCGGAGCTGCTCGGGCAGTTCGCCCAGCTCGACCCGCTGGCCGCGCTGAGCCAGCTGGCCGCGTCGCTGGCCGGCCGCATCTACAACCGTCTCGGCGCCTGACGATCCGACGCCGTGAACGACACGCGATGCGCACGCGACCGGAAGCGCGGTGATCATGACCGAGCCGTCCGAGGGCGGTCCCGGGCAGGACCGGAAGACCGACCCAGGCGTGCCGGCGCGGCCGGCCGGGACCGCCGGCACCGAGCAGCGCACGCCGGCGCGCCCCCGACCTCACAAGTCAGAACACCTAGGCCGTTGTGCGGTCTCGTCCGCCATGGGGCGCAGGTACTGTCACGTACGACCCGCGACTGCCTCGCCGCGATCGGTGTCGCGATCCTCCGGCCGCACCCGCATCCGCGCCTCCCCCCGCACACTCCACAGTGGACTCAGCCCGAAAAGACCCGAACGCGGCGGTGTCGATTGCCCTTGTTCCGGTTATCGACGCCGGGCCGATGACCGGCGCTCGCGTGACGCACGCAGGTATCCCATGACCAGGGATTCCAGGTCGGGTTCGGTGCCGGCCCAGCCTTCCGGTGCCGGCTCGGCTTCCCGCACCAGCAGGGTGGACTGGCGCTCGGTGCGGGTCGCGTTGACCAGCACTCCCTCCACAGCGGACTCGTCCGCGACCGGGCCGACCAGGATCCGGTGCCCCGCAAGGACTTCCTCGATGTCGCCGTCGACCTGAACCCGGCCTTCGTCGATCAGCAGGATGTGGTCGCACACTTCGCGCAGGTCGCTGAGCAGGTGTGAGGACATCACCACCGTGGTTCCGCGGTCGGCGACCTCGGTCATGATGATCCGCAGCGTCTCGTCGCGGGCCAGCGGATCCAGGTCGGACAGTGGTTCGTCCAGGAGCAGCAGCCGGGGAAGGCGTCCCAGCGCGACCGCGATGGCCACCTGGGTCCGGGCGCCCGCGGACAAGGTGCCGACCTTCGCGTCGTAGTCCACGCCCGCCAAGAGCCCGAGCACCTCGTGCACCCGGTCGGTGGACCACCGGTCGTTCATGGCCGCGACCGCGCGCGTCATTTCGCGCACCGTGAGGTCACGGTAGAGCGAACGGTTCTGCGCCAGGAACGAGACGTCCGGGTGAATGCGGCCGTCGACGGGAGTGCCGAAGGTCCGCAGTTCACCGGCCGTCGGGCGGACGAGGCCCGCGGCCATGCGCAGCAGGGTGCTCTTGCCCGCGCCGTTCGGGCCGACCAACGCCACGACCTTGCCCTCGGGAATGGCGAAACTGCAGTCGCGGACCGCCCAGCGGGTGCGGTACCGCTTGCCCACGGCGGTGGCGGTCAAGGGTTTCATGATCGTTCCTCAGCGGGGTAGTGCTCGTCGCGGACCACGGAGTACAGGGCGTCGACGTCCTCGACGACGAGGCCGCCCTGCCGGGCACGGCCCATCCAGCCGGCCAGCTCCTGCCGCAGCGGTGCGTCGTCGCCGGCCGTGGCCTCGGACGACAGCGACGTGGTCACGAAGGTGCCCAGGCCCCGGCGGGCCTCCACCAGCCCGTCCCGTTCCAGCTCGCGGTACGCCTTCAGCACGGTGTTGGGGTTGACGGCCGTGGCCTCGACCACCTCCCGCGCTGAGGGCAGCCGGTCGCCGGGGTTCAGCAGTCCCAGTCGCATGGCCTGTTTGACCTGCTGAATGATCTGCATGTAGGTGGAGACCCCGGAGCGCCGGTCGATCCGGAACTCGATCACATCGGACAGCATAGATGCTCCGGCAGCTCGGGGATTCCACCACGCTCAGCTCTGACGCCGCAGGAACCAGGCCGTCCCCACCAGCAGCAGGACCGCGAGTCCACCGTAGATCGACGCGTCGGCCAGGTGCACCTGCCAGGCCTGGCTCTGCGGGATGAAGTCCACGTACCTCGTGCTGAGACCGGACTGCGGCAAGCACGCCAGGTACCCCTCCTGCGAGTTCGGCGTCCCACCCTGCGGCGCCTTGCAGGCTTGGATCAGGGCGCTGACCCGGTCACCGGCGACGGGTCGCCCGGCGGCGTCGAGCCAGCCTTCGTCGATCACCAGGCTGCCGTTCTCGTGCACGTTCAGGGTCGTGTCGGGTGTGACCTCGAGGTGCTGTGCGGGTACCAGGCCGTCGACCAGGCCGGACAGAGTGAGGCGTACGACGACGAACGCGCCGAGCCCCGCGGTCATGGCCACCAGGGTGCGGCGGGACACCACGCCGAGGAAGGTGCCCAGGGTGAAGGCGAACACCGTGTAGGCAACAGGCGAGAGGTGCTCGATTCCGAAGTTCAGGGCGGTGAACGAACCGTTCATCCGCGGCCCCAGCGTGCCGGCCGCCGACAACCACCACGAGACCAGGTATTGCAGTGCGATCAGCACGATCAACGCGGGTGCCAGCGCGACGACCAGCTTGCTGAACATCCATCGGGTACGGCTCACCGACTGGGTGAAAGCCAGGACGTGGGTGCCCTGTTCGAGTTCCCGCGCGAAAAGAGGAGCTCCGATGAAGACCCCGATCAGGGCGGGCAGACCGAGGATCGCGGCTCGCCCCATGTCGAGCGGAGCCGACCACGCCGTCGCGAAGGCTTTCACGACCTCACCGGCCGCCGGACACTCCTGGAGGGGCAGCGTCACGCAGGGGGCGAGCTGCGCCGAGTCGATGGCGCCGACCATGTTCGACCGCAGCAGGATGATGGCGCCCGCGCCGATCACCAGCATGCCGAGCAGGGTGAGCAGTTGCGGGCGCTGCCGTCGCCAGGAAACCCAGATCATGCCGCTTCCTCCTGCTGCGCCGCTTCGCGCATGCGGTTCAGGGCCAATTCGCCGAGCGGGGTGCCGTCGGCGCTGAGCCGGTTGACGTCTCCGGCCAGCAGGACGCACCCTCGGTGGAGCAGGACCAGGTGGTCGCACACACCTTCCAGTTCGGCCAGCACGTGCGAGGACAGCACCACGGTGATGCCTTGTGTCTTCGCTTCGGTGATCAGCGCGCGCAGCACGGTTTCGCGGGCCAGCGGGTCCAGATCGGCCAACGGCTCGTCGAGCAGCAGCAGGCTCGGACGCTTGCCCAGTGCCAGGGCCAGGGCGACACGGGTGCGCTGCCCGCCGGACAAGGTTCCCACCGCCGCGCCCATCGGCACCGCGGCCTGCCCGATCAGGTACTCGGCGTAGCGCTGATCCCAGGTCGGGTTGGTCTGCGCCCCGAACTTCAGCATCTCGGTCACGGTGAACTGCTGGTACAGCGGCTTCTGCTGGGCCAGGTAGGCCACCCCGGGGTGCA is a window from the Amycolatopsis sp. NBC_00355 genome containing:
- a CDS encoding GntR family transcriptional regulator gives rise to the protein MIEFRIDRRSGVSTYMQIIQQVKQAMRLGLLNPGDRLPSAREVVEATAVNPNTVLKAYRELERDGLVEARRGLGTFVTTSLSSEATAGDDAPLRQELAGWMGRARQGGLVVEDVDALYSVVRDEHYPAEERS
- a CDS encoding PP2C family protein-serine/threonine phosphatase, translating into MIPLPEQEQQELLTACFRRCELTLEQLWARYFALGGGQNMLEVDAYLHGLAPLPRIDRDMLAHAVNERLDELSGPKRAPYSHPTQPAKPLRGPLRALVDLLEGTHRAPPERLPAAVTAAADALNLRVEVHLADYDQNVLVPLLPATSPGLDIETTTAGEVFRSASSAVARDAGAPVLWTVLLDGVERLGVLEVTSTDGTDPDDPVLRQQCQWLATLIGHLVTSVTQYGDGLDVQRRRHHRGSPSELLWHALPPLTGATDAVVVGASMRPAYELSGTAFDYSLSEHRAQLALFDTGARGGAPSLAVVTALSAYRSARRDGASLAAQHTAIAGILGEHPDTPAVNELVAELDLHTGDLRWLAAGSRAPVIVHRGGSPGPRAGQETGQVRLRPGDLFAACCRGTLETRNPSGAPFGAEGVQRAVDRHADSPAPEIARKITEAVADHHGSALPDDVGVVVVRWTPIA
- a CDS encoding ABC transporter permease, which gives rise to MIWVSWRRQRPQLLTLLGMLVIGAGAIILLRSNMVGAIDSAQLAPCVTLPLQECPAAGEVVKAFATAWSAPLDMGRAAILGLPALIGVFIGAPLFARELEQGTHVLAFTQSVSRTRWMFSKLVVALAPALIVLIALQYLVSWWLSAAGTLGPRMNGSFTALNFGIEHLSPVAYTVFAFTLGTFLGVVSRRTLVAMTAGLGAFVVVRLTLSGLVDGLVPAQHLEVTPDTTLNVHENGSLVIDEGWLDAAGRPVAGDRVSALIQACKAPQGGTPNSQEGYLACLPQSGLSTRYVDFIPQSQAWQVHLADASIYGGLAVLLLVGTAWFLRRQS
- a CDS encoding ABC transporter ATP-binding protein → MKPLTATAVGKRYRTRWAVRDCSFAIPEGKVVALVGPNGAGKSTLLRMAAGLVRPTAGELRTFGTPVDGRIHPDVSFLAQNRSLYRDLTVREMTRAVAAMNDRWSTDRVHEVLGLLAGVDYDAKVGTLSAGARTQVAIAVALGRLPRLLLLDEPLSDLDPLARDETLRIIMTEVADRGTTVVMSSHLLSDLREVCDHILLIDEGRVQVDGDIEEVLAGHRILVGPVADESAVEGVLVNATRTERQSTLLVREAEPAPEGWAGTEPDLESLVMGYLRASRERRSSARRR
- a CDS encoding GAF and ANTAR domain-containing protein, which produces MERPDSTRTVAPLLDDVTGALESLTAILSREDDFRVVLRHVCLQVVHAVPGVDEASVTLSHGTRPYTSASTSERVTALDEDQYRIGTGPCLDAMRSGKLVRTTVSGAAERWPDFTRGALDAGFGSFLAAPLVADEQFSGAINCYGQQDDGFADIDAQLLELYTAAVEAVLRVYHRYLDARETAGHLQLALTSRSVIDQAKGMLMAIQKIDAEAAFTVLVEESQRQNVKLREVADQVVKRVLGS
- a CDS encoding ice-binding family protein, which produces MLGGQTVTNTGPSTLDRNLGVFPGTAITGFPPGTAAGATHAGDAVAQQAQSDLVVAYDDAAGRAPTANVAGDLVGQTLVGGVYKSTGPLAISGTLTLDGQGDSSTVWIFQVASTLITASASTVNLINGAQACHVFWQVGSSATLGTNSNFAGTIMALTSITATTGTVVAGRALARNGQVSLDDNTFTTGTCDTTPTTTPTTTAPTTTPPDTDSTTPTTSDTGTTSDTNTNTNTGTMTDTTSSPSSGTSSSAGAGLGTTRTDLDHTHGNGQPDNVPTGTSDLAGTGASPLLGPLVGLGALLLVFGGLLLAVARRRRTRRRY
- a CDS encoding MerR family transcriptional regulator gives rise to the protein MIPDQQGPATPRTADKFDDEHYPAYTMGRAADILGATQGFLRSLDEAGLITPQRSAGGHRRYSRHQLRLAARVRELVDSGTAVDAACRIITLEDQLHEAQRRNSGIRTGD
- a CDS encoding GAF and ANTAR domain-containing protein, which gives rise to MSGMTVPAPLPLDREVAGVAARLSGLLLSRETVNSVLELVVTLAGTSLPRAAGAGVTLLAEDGTPATTAASGAGVHEADEQQYALGEGPCLTALAEGAPVRIDDTATDRRWPRWCAAAAEAGLRSVLTVPLLTGDGCLGAIKVYAAAPSAFGPSDEHTLTTLATKAEALVAQARVYDRAGDSSEEFKRVLRERDTVTMARGFLMAREALSEQAAAERLLSLARTEGRAPADIAVDILSASSEPRGSR